The DNA window CCACACCGTTTTTAATGCCAGCGTCTTTCAATTGTGCATCCATGTCGGCCACATAACCATCGGCCACCATCTTTAACGCTTGTGCCTCCTGGGTGAATAAGTCATAAACGGTTTCAGCTTTCCAACGCCTATAATCAATATAATCGGCAACATTCCCCTCACGACGTTCTCTTTCGGCAAACGCCCAAGTTCTTCTTTCGGTTTGATAACGGGCATGCGCGTCTAAAACGCTTTCCATACCAGTCATAGAACTCGCCGCTTCACCCACATACCGTATAGCAGCAGGAACCAAACGCAAACCCGCTTCACCAGTAAATAACGCCACCGCTTCGGTAATAAGAGCACCCCGTAAGCGTTCTTGCGTGAGTCTCATGTCGTAGGTAGGATTGGCCGGTAAACTTAAGCTAAAGGAATGATAATCGGTATAAGCATTTTCATAACGCGCATAATTACTTTTTGATTCGGGATGATCATTTCCATATTGTTCAACTATTGCATGCAATTCATCGGCGGGATGTTTTAGTAAAAAATCCTGAGCACCATACAAAGCCATTAAATTTACCTGAAGGCTGCGTGCATTACCGGGCACGTCTAACAACGCCCTTACAGCACTTACATACTGCTGTCTTAATTCCAAATTATCACTGCCTCTGTCTTCTTGTAATTGGGTATGCAAGGTCAAAATACCTATAACTTCAGACGTACGTCCAAAAGTGTTTGTTAAAACATATTCCAAATAATGATGAGGAATAGCGTAACCCACCTCGGCACGATCGAAATAACTAAACGTTTCGTGCGAGGCTGCCAAACCCGACACTTGGGAATACTGCTCGTAGGCTTTTTGCACATCAAAACGCGCAGCCTCAAGTTGTGCTGTAGAAGCGCCCTCCGCAACCAACGACCCCAACTTTGCCTCGGCAGCAAGCAAATCTTGCCAGCGTGCGTTTTGTTCTTCATTTCCGTTTACAGGGCCCGTAGTAATCCACACGCTCTCGCGTGCATCACGCACAACGGCATAGCTTGTATCATCCAGCACCACACCCGCTTCTTTGGCTTGATCTACAGTTTGTTGATATAACGCTGTGTAGGTATCACGCGCTTCACGAACAGGAGCGTCATCCAAAGCAACATCGCTTGTGTTAAATTTTAAAGCTTTATCTGCGCCCTCCACCAGGGCATTTAAATAATAGAGGGTATATTGTGTAAAACGAGCCACAGCATCAGCCCCTGCGGGGCCGTACAATTCTGCAATACGGGCCTTTAAGACTTCGGGAACTTCTTCAAAATGATAATTATTGGCAATAGCACTTAAGGTTTCTACCACCACAGCCTTATCTACCTCGGGCAACTGATAGCGCGGATTACGCGAAACCGAATCTACCGCTTCAGCAATGGCCCCACGTGTGAGAGAAAAAGGTTGATTGCCTAACGCACGCGAAAGAGAACCCAAAAAACGAGCCACGCGGTATTTTAAACCCTGGCCAAATCGTTCTCTTAATCCGGCATCGTTTTGGTAGGTATAGCCGCCCAAAAGTGCAAACAGCTTTTTAACCAGTTCCCATTTTGCCCCCACATATTCCAGAGCGTAACGCATTCTTTCCTGAGGCGTATACATGGACGCTTCAAGAGGTGCCGTAGGAATGGCCGGATGAATTTTACCCAGCACGCCTTGAAAAACACGCAAAGGTCGCGATACTGGTTTTTTTGCTTCTTGGGGATTACGCGAAACCGGTTGGCGTGGTTGAAGCACCTCGCTACCTTGGCTTGCTACCGTTTGTATTTGTTCACTGTCTTGAGGACTAAGACGTATTCCTAAATCTTGCCAGGCCACTCTTAAATCTTCGGTTAATACCGCTACCGCTTCATCTCTATTCATGCCGGTATAATTTGTAATAGGGAGAGGCTCACCAACTTGTACCGTTACGGTTTGCTGTGTACCAATTCTTAAATCCACACCTGTTCCGGTAACCTTGCCAATACCTTCCAAATGAACAGGCACAACATCTAGCCCCGCATCTACAGCAAGCCAGGCTCCACCTTTTTTAAGAGGTTCCTGAATACCATCTTGGCGGGCACCCCTTGCGTCTTTAGAATCTTTGCGCGCGCGCGTTCCCGGAAAAAAATGAATAAGACTGGGAGCACCAGGCCTAGCCAGCATTTCGGCGGTACGCTCTAAACGAGCAATAGACCCTTTGGTATCACCACGGTTAAGAGGCACAAAATAAGGCGAATAACGTAGCCCCACACCAAAGGTGTAACGCGCAATGGGATTACGCATCATTTCTTCTTTATACGTAATACCTGCAATTTGACCTTTGCCTAAAAGAAGACCTATAAGAATATGATATTCGGAAGGACTTTTATGATCGGGAGCAAAAAGTTGATTTTGGTCGCCGGCAATATTGTCCCAGCCCTTCACAACAACTTGTGTTTGTTGTTCCACAAGAGAAAGCGCAAACCAAACACCCAATAAACGATGAGCATCATCTAAACGACCGGCATCTACTAAAGCTTTAAACTCGGGTCCATAATCCACAAATATTTTCATCGATTTTAAAAGCGCTTTAAAAGACACCGATGATTTATCCATCCCAAAGCCTTTAGGTGTAATAACCAGCGATCCCTCTGCATCAAAACGGATATCCAAAATATCGTGCAAATCGGGCAACTCACCCGGTTTAATTTTAATTAAATTATCGGGAGGCGATAAATTTTGGTAAATTTGTTCTATACGGGGGTCGTAGGCTGCTGCATTGGCCGGCACCAGATGCGGCGGAGTTATCCCCGCTACCTCTACTTTGCAATTCTCTACATTAGAAAGAGCTGTAGCCACAATCCCGTGGGCTTCTTCTAGAACAGCCTGATAACGTCCGCTTGTAGTTAATGCTCTTTCAATATCTCCCTTGGCATGAATAATATCCACCACAGGTCGCGTGTACCCATCGTACATACGCCAACTTGAATGCTCTATGGGCGCTTCTTCGGCAACCAACTCGCTTTTGGTTTCTTTTTCATCAATCAGCTCGCCAAAAACATTGCCGCCCGATAAATCAACAATCACAGGTTTACCGGTTTGGGCGTATTTATCTTTAACCATCTTCACCACACGCATCAAAAAAACAGGATCGTAATCGTATTCACCCAAAATAATACCACCCATGCCTCCACCCAAAACGTAATCCACAACCTTGCCTTTGGTATCATCAATTAATACTCTATTGGCCTCGGCAGCATACGATTTAGAACCCAGCACACGGTCACCACGCGAAGGGGTGGTAAGGCTACGAGCCACGCGTACTCTTTCTTCGGGAGTAAGCTGGCTAAAATCGTAGCCTACAGCCTGAAAACGCTCTAAAGCTGCCAATTCACGCTGGGCCAAGCTTACATAAGTTACATTGTTGCCAAATGAATCTACTTCGGCTGTTGTAACATTTGGATCGGCTTGAGTTCGTAAAAACAAAACCAACCTTAAGGCCGCAAGACGCGGATCATTGGCAAAATCTTTAAGTCTGTCGGCAACTGTATGGCTGGCAAAATGAATAGCAGCTTGATCGCGAAGCGTTAACGCCAGGTAACTAATAATGAGCTTACGCAAACGCACATGTTCGGGGCCCCAGATAAAACGGGGCATGGTATAATCGTAAAGGGTTTTATCCAAATCGGTACGGATATCATCAGCCGTAAGCCCTTCAATAGTGAGTGTTTCACTCCAAATTTTCCAAATTTCTGCATCAAGAAGTGCACTATCACCTTCATCTAAATTACTCCAAAACTGAGGCACAATACTTCTTACAAATTCTAAAACCTGCGTTCTATTGCCTACATCTACCTGAGGGAAATGAGGTGTTGCTTGTCCAATGGGGCTTGTAGCGCGCTCTTCAAAAACCCCACTCTGCCAAACAGCCAAAAACTCGGATGCCGCCCGGCGATTAGGACGACTGCCAAAGGCCTCAATATAATAAAACAGATCTTCAACGCGTTTTCTATCTTCGGGGTTAGTTTCTAAATAACCCACCAAATCGGCATCGGTAGGCTGAGCCTCCATCACACCGCGTAAGCGGCCAATATCTTCCGCCACCTGGGCTCGTGCAGCCGGATGCTGACGACCCGATTTTTCATATTCAAAATTCACCTTGCTGGTAGCCACCATATTTTGCTCGGGCATTTCATCAAAAACCTGAATGGCATTTTGCAACACAATATTTAAACGATTGGCCACCGTTTCAGTTTCGGGAGCAATTTGTGCGGGCCACCAGTCGGTTACTCTTGCTCCCCATCGACCACGCAAAGAGGCCAAGCGATCGGGCAAATAATAACTGGCTGTAGACGTCAAAGACGCTGCCAAATAAGCCGGGCCATAAATAAACGCATCTACCGCATCCGAAAGCGGCCTACCCGCTGCTACGCGTAATCCGCGTATAAGCCCCAGATTGGGTTTATCAATATCTTTTAAAACAGAATTTAAGTCATCATGAGTAACGCCTCCTTGCACCTGCGCAAGTAAAGCCTGAGAACTATCATCTGTTATAGAAACACCCGTTAATTTAAAAAGGGTAAGAAGAGCCAAAGAAGAAGTTTGAGGAGCAATGTGTAAATAATGATCGGGTCTATTATTGCCAGCTTGAGCGGCTTTCCATAAATCACCGGCATCTACTTCGGTATCATACCCTGTTTCACCAGCAATACGGGCTGCCATATGAAATGTGCTGTCTTTGAGGACGGGATCGAGAGTACTAACCTCTTGTCCTAAAAGCTCGGCAAGAGCGTTGCCCCATTGCTGATAATTGAGCGCCCATGGATGCGCTTTATCCGTAGAGTTTGACATAGAAAATTTCTGTGTGAGTTAAATGCCGTAAAAAACTCACAAAGGTTCTTAAAAAGATATTTGTAAATAAAATGCCCAAACAACAATGCTAGTCGTTCTGATTATTTATCGGAGGGTTTACTAAAAAGTTGCTAGTTTCGACAAGATTTTTTCACAAGAATGTCACATACTTACGGGGCTACCCGTAAACGTTCTTCTACCCTATCTCTTTCGACTTCACGGGCCGCCTCTTCTGTAGCCCTTAAAGCCGCTTCTCGGGCTTCTTCCAGCTCTCGGAGCGTTTGCCTAAAAGCAACCACTCTTTGGGTAACCCTTTCCAACACAACAGGATTTACTTGGGATAAGTTTTTTAATGGATCGTCATTGTCACGCAATAAAGCATCTAAAGAACCCAATACTAGACTAGCTTCTGTTTCTCCAAAACTTGTAGGCCGCGCCGCAAAACGTACCGAGGCACTAACGGTAGAAACAAGTTGATAAAAATTATCGCCACGTACCGCCACAGCACGCATAAGGGCCTGATAGCGATCGTAGTCCGTATCGTACGTTTGCGGTTTAACACCTAACTCACGGTATAAATCATCCAGCGATTGCGGACGCGCCAAGTCTGTAGGGCCATCAGCTTGAGGTCCGGCTGCAATTTCAGAAGCACGATCATCTACTCCTTCTTCAGCAATAACCTCTGGGCGTGCTACTCTTCCACCGCCCGGGCGGGAGGGATCGGTATCGTCATCCTTAATGTTTTTTACCCAAGTATTTTGAGCACTTTCAATAAAACCTTGTTCGGTTAAAAACAAAATTGTTTCTTGTACATTTTTTGCGTACTCTAGGGTTCCATCATACACAACCAACAACCGGCCCTCTTTAACTTGCACCTTAACAACTCGGCACCCAGCTATTTGCGGCGTAAAATGATTGAAAAAATAATAAAGCGCTTCTGTATCCATGCTGCCGCGATAAGCACTACCTGTAGCCAGCATGGGATGGTTGTAATATAATCCGCTGGAAGGACTTCTTAAACCGGTTAAATAGATACGACCACGTTCTAACCCCTGTAAAAACAAACTAACGTGATAACTTGTTTGCTTTGAACCTAGTAGCGTGAGCAAACCTGTTAAAACAGAGCTGGTACGGGCAATACGATAAAAACCAACAGCATCCGACTGGTAGGCGTACTGGTTTTCTTCGGCCAAATTATGCAAGTCTACCGAAGCTTGATGCAAACGCAGCAAAGCTAAAGGATCAAGAGCTGCTGCTTCGGCACCGTGAGCCTGTAAAAAAGAATCCACAGATTGCGCATAGCTTTCAATAACCTCTGTTAAAAAGCTGTACTTTCCATAAACATAAGACCTGTCGGTTCCTTCTTCAAAAGCGCGCACTTCAAACGTGCGCTCTTCTCCCTCTGGCATATTAACCAACAAATGCTGTCTTATTCTGGCCGCCGGCTCAACACCCTCACTTAATAACGCCCATTGATGCCGCGCCATCTCAACCAACACGGGATCCACACTATCAGGAGTCCAACCTTCGGGCACATCATCGGTATGACTCGTGACATAGTGATAAACATACTGCAACTCGGCAGGAGATAAAGTAACGCTCGGCATAACAATCCTTTCGGAAAAATTTTAAATTTTTATGATTTAACCTTCGACTTGACCCCTTTGCCCAGAAATGAAGGTAGGTGGGCTATAGTTCAAATAAGGTAAAAACGTCAAGGGGGTTTAGAGAAAGAGAGGGTAGAGAAAATAATTTGGGAGCACCTCTAAAAACCATGGTTTTGCCCATCTGTCATCCTGAACGTAGTGAAGGATCTCAAGTAATTTCAACGGGATTCTTCGCTTTGCTCAGAATGACATCCTCTAAAAAAAGGAGTTTTTAGAGGTCCCCTTAAGAAAAAACTTTAATTTTGGCTTCACTACAGGCCTTTATTAATGCTTTATCTTTGGTGGCCAGAGCACAATCCATATGATGAGCCAGCTCCAAGTAACTGGCATCATAAAAAGTGAGTAGGTGTTTGCGGGCAAAAGCCAGAATATCGTCCAGGCGATGCTCTACCTGAAGGGTATCCACCGTAAAAGGATACATTTTTAAGGTGCGAATAAATTGATTGGAATGAGCCGACTTCATTCTTTTTTTTCTTTCGGCCACCACCAAAACATTACTTATTTCAAACCACCATAAAACAGGAACAACCAGTTCGTAACGGGTTATTTCATTTAAAATTTTATCGGCTTCTTCAGATATCTCGTCTTCAAAACACCACGACATGGCAATGGAACAATCGATAACAAGCTTCATCGACGGCCTTCGTTTATCAGTTTTTTAAGACTGAAGCCTTTAAGCTTGTTTTTTTGACGGAGGGATTTTAGTTTTTGAATCATGGGGCTAAAGTCCCCGTTTTCTTGACCTCGGGGAGGAACCAGCATAGCCACAGGCTGTCCATGCTTGGTAATAGTAATCACCTCTCCTTTAGCCACTTTTTTAAGAAGCCCAGGAAGATTAGTCTTAGCGTCATATGTTCCGATGTAAACCATAATTCTAGTCTTAATCTAGTCTAAATTATTAAGAGGCATTTGTCTATGCTTATTTAAAGAGCAGGCATCACCCAGCCGCCAAAGCGACGCTCCAGCTCTTGGGCTACCGCAATGGTAATATGATCGTTACCCGGGCTAGAAACCACCTGAACACCCAGCGGCAAGCCTTGCGGATTAAGGCCCAGCGGCACCTGGGTAACGGGAAATTCAAGTGTGTTAAAAATGGCCATAAAGGCCCAGTGAAACGTGCGCCACAAGGGTTCATAATGACTGGGGGCCGGCACCGAATAGGAAGGGAACAAAATAATACCGTCTGGTCCCAGCATGCGCATGAGTTTTTCTTTTAAATTTTTTCCCAGCTTCACATGATTCTCCACGCGTTTTTCAGAAAACGCCGAAATACTTTCTAAAAGAGGCAACACAATGGCCGGAAGTGTGTGATGCGACATGCGAAACATCCATTTAAAAAATTCTTTAAATGGTTTAATGGCCACACCACCACCCAGCATTTTAATGGTGGGCTCTCCTTTTGCTGCCGCCATAAACGACGACCAAATATCGAGGCTCTTTTTGAATTCAAATACCTGATGCTCTTCTACACTGGCCCCCAAAAGCGACAAGTGACGCGCCACCTTGTTTTGCACACCCAGCAAATCGTCACTCACCTTAATACTGCCGTCGCCGTGAATGTTAAATACTTTCAAATCCGAAATTTTTACTTTGTTGGGGTTAACCAATTTAAAAGTTTCACAACAGGAATCACGCTCATCGGGGCCGGCCATAATTTTAAGCATGGGCCATAAATCTTCACTTTTACGAGCCATAGGACCTGTTACCAAACAACGGCCAATACCCGATGCCACCGGTGGGAAATGGCCTGTATTAGGCACTAAACCACCTGTGGGTTTGTGTCCAAAAATACCGTTAAAAAAAGCAGGAAGCCTGATGGAACCGGCTAAGTCCGACGCCACACCTAAAGGAGAACCACCAGCACCAATAATAGCACCCTCGCCGCCCGACGAACCACCCACCGTACGCTTGGTGTTGTAAGGATTATTGGTCATCCCGTACACTCTATTGTTGGTTTCTACCCACAGACAAATTTCGGAGGTATTGGTTACTCCCACAACAATGCCACCCGCCTTTTTCATACGGGTTACCGTTGTGGAATCTTCACTTGCTTTTACATCTTTGCGATACACAGTACCGGCGGTATTGGGCATGCCGTCTACGGCAAAACATTCTTTCACGGTAAAGGGGACTCCATGATAGGACCCCAGTTTCTTTTTGGCTTTTACGGCGCGATCGGCCGCCTTTGCTTCGGATAACGCTTCATCGTAACGTTTACCTACTACGGCGTTTATTTTTCCGTTAACCGCTTCAATATGCTCTATATGAGTTTTTACACAATCAACAGACGACACAACACCATTGCGGATTAGCTCCGCCATTTGCAAACCCGATAATTGAAGAAGTTCTTTGCCCCTCAACATTCACTCCCTTTTACATTTCATTGCCCAAAGCCCTGCCTTCCAAAAAGTTTTTCACAAAGGCATGATTTGAATTTCTAAAAGTATTTTCATCGCCCTCTAACAGCACTTTTCCCTCGTATAACATGGCTACTTTATCGGCAATTTTAAACGTAGCTTCAATATCGTGAGAAATAACCACCGAGGTAATACCCAATGTTTTTTGAGTATTTAAAATAAGCTGATCAATGGCATCGGTCATGATGGGGTCTAAACCTGTTGTAGGTTCATCATATAATAAAATTTGCGGCAAGAGTGCAATGGCGCGTGCCAAGCCCACACGCTTACGCATACCACCCGAAAGTTCACTCGGTAATTTGTGGTCTATATTTTTAAGCCCCACCAATTCTAAAACTTCATGCACACGGTTTTTAATTTTATTTTCGGTAAAATTGGAATGCTCACGCAAGGGAAAGGCCACATTTTCAAAAACATTCATCGAATCAAACAACGCCGCATTTTGAAAAAGCATCCCAAATTTTTTACGGATGTCGGATAAGGCATAGTCATCAAGTTTTGGCACCGAAATACCGTCTACAACTACATCGCCACCATCGGGCTTTACCAAACCCATCATGTGTTTTAAGAGCACACTTTTCCCCTCGCCGCTTCTTCCAATAATAACGGTAATTTTTCCTTTGGGAATCACAAGATCCACGCCTTTTAGCACGGCTTGAGGCCCAAATGATTTTTGGATGTTTTTTAATTCAATCATGCTGCGTTGTAACCCCCTCCCGTCCTCCCCCTTAACCTAAGGGGGAGGGGCTAAGAAAGTCCCCCTCACTTAAATTAAGGGAGGGGACAGGGGTGGGTTACTAATTTTTAAAAATTTCCAAAATCCACTGCGTTAAAAAATAATCCACCACTAATATAGTAACCGATGCATACACCACCGCACGCGTAGTAGCCTTACCCACTCCTTCGGCACCACCTTTGGTTTTATAACCTTGGTAACAACTAATCATGGCCATTAAAAAACCAAAAATAACGGCTTTTACTAATCCACCATACACATCATCCAATTCTACATAGTGCTCGGTTTTAGCAATAAACGGCCCTTCGGGAATATCCAGCAACCCCACTCCCACAAAATACGATCCCATATACCCCACAAAATTAAAAACCACGGTGAGTAACGGCGCCATAATCATACTGGCCACAACGCGTGGAACAACAAGATAGTGATAAGGATTAACCGCCATGCTTTCTAGCGCGTCAATTTGCTCGGTTACGCGCATGGTTCCCAATTCGGCAGCCATAGACGAACCCATGCGGGCAATCATCATAAGGGCTGTAAACACGGGGGCAATTTCGCGCGTGAGTGATAAACCCACGGTAGAACCCACCATAGTTTCGGCATTAAATAAACGAAAGGCATAACCGGTTTGAAGTGCAAACACGGCTCCTGTAAAAAGGCTAACAAGTAAAATAATAGGCGTAGAATCAACACCAATAGTGTTGAACTGGCGCAAAAAAAGAGGGAGGCGAAAAGGTTTTTTGTGAACCCAGGCAAAAAAGTTTTTGGCAAACCCGGTAAAAGTACCCAGCTCGGCAGCCAAGTTCCACAACACTAGTTTTAGGCTTTCAAGATGCATCACATCCCCAAATAAATTCTTGGCACGCGAGATGATATCCCGCAAAATATTTCGTAAGAAATTGTTTCGGCCCAGGCCGCAATTTCTTCGGCTCTAATCCATTCGTTTCCTTGCTTGCCCATCAACACCACTTCATCCCCTATTTTTACTCCTGGCACATCGGTAACATCGGCCATACACAAATCCATACACACTCGTCCAACAAGCGGTACACGTTTACCCGCTATTAATACACAAGCTTTATTAGAAGCAAGCCGTGGATAACCATCGGCATAACCTATGGGCAATACCGCAATAAGACTCTCACGCGCGGTAGTAAAAGTGGCGCCATAGCTAATACCATGACCCGCAGGCATATTTTTAAGACTTAAAATTTTTGTTTTAAGTGTCATCACCGGTTTAAGTGCGGCTTTATCACGCATACTGGCATTAGGATAAGCCCCATAAAGCATAATACCAGGACGCGCTAACTCGTAACTTTCTATAGGGCGCGTTAACAGAGCCGCCGAATTGGCAATATGATACACGGGCACATCAAGCCCTTTTTCTTTAAGAATATTTTGAAGGCGTGAAAAAAGCAGGTATTGCCTGTCGGTGGGCTCGCTATTATCTTCATCGGCTCGTGCTAAATGCGTGAGAACGGCATCTACGGTAATGGCACTGTTCTTTTTAAGAGTCTCTACCATTTCTTCTACCTGCGATGGCAAAAAACCCAAACGACCCATGCCCGTGTCTATTTTTAAATGCACGGCCATTTTTTTACTACTTTGTTTTAAAAAAGCGCCTAAACGAACAATATCATCCATTTGATGTAAAACCGGTTTAAGACGAAATTCATTAAATTCGTTAAGCGACTCGCTGAGCAAGCCATTTAAAATAACAATTTCACCCTGAATACCCGAGTTTCTAAGCTCCATTCCTTCTTCCAGAGTGGCAACTCCCAAAAGAGTAACCCCCTGGGCTTTAAGCGCCCTAGCGCACATTACCGCCCCATGCCCATAAGCATTAGCCTTCACGATGCCCATAATTTTGGTGTGAGAACCCGTTTTTTCTATGGCAATTTTCACATTGTCGC is part of the bacterium genome and encodes:
- a CDS encoding 1-acyl-sn-glycerol-3-phosphate acyltransferase gives rise to the protein MSNSTDKAHPWALNYQQWGNALAELLGQEVSTLDPVLKDSTFHMAARIAGETGYDTEVDAGDLWKAAQAGNNRPDHYLHIAPQTSSLALLTLFKLTGVSITDDSSQALLAQVQGGVTHDDLNSVLKDIDKPNLGLIRGLRVAAGRPLSDAVDAFIYGPAYLAASLTSTASYYLPDRLASLRGRWGARVTDWWPAQIAPETETVANRLNIVLQNAIQVFDEMPEQNMVATSKVNFEYEKSGRQHPAARAQVAEDIGRLRGVMEAQPTDADLVGYLETNPEDRKRVEDLFYYIEAFGSRPNRRAASEFLAVWQSGVFEERATSPIGQATPHFPQVDVGNRTQVLEFVRSIVPQFWSNLDEGDSALLDAEIWKIWSETLTIEGLTADDIRTDLDKTLYDYTMPRFIWGPEHVRLRKLIISYLALTLRDQAAIHFASHTVADRLKDFANDPRLAALRLVLFLRTQADPNVTTAEVDSFGNNVTYVSLAQRELAALERFQAVGYDFSQLTPEERVRVARSLTTPSRGDRVLGSKSYAAEANRVLIDDTKGKVVDYVLGGGMGGIILGEYDYDPVFLMRVVKMVKDKYAQTGKPVIVDLSGGNVFGELIDEKETKSELVAEEAPIEHSSWRMYDGYTRPVVDIIHAKGDIERALTTSGRYQAVLEEAHGIVATALSNVENCKVEVAGITPPHLVPANAAAYDPRIEQIYQNLSPPDNLIKIKPGELPDLHDILDIRFDAEGSLVITPKGFGMDKSSVSFKALLKSMKIFVDYGPEFKALVDAGRLDDAHRLLGVWFALSLVEQQTQVVVKGWDNIAGDQNQLFAPDHKSPSEYHILIGLLLGKGQIAGITYKEEMMRNPIARYTFGVGLRYSPYFVPLNRGDTKGSIARLERTAEMLARPGAPSLIHFFPGTRARKDSKDARGARQDGIQEPLKKGGAWLAVDAGLDVVPVHLEGIGKVTGTGVDLRIGTQQTVTVQVGEPLPITNYTGMNRDEAVAVLTEDLRVAWQDLGIRLSPQDSEQIQTVASQGSEVLQPRQPVSRNPQEAKKPVSRPLRVFQGVLGKIHPAIPTAPLEASMYTPQERMRYALEYVGAKWELVKKLFALLGGYTYQNDAGLRERFGQGLKYRVARFLGSLSRALGNQPFSLTRGAIAEAVDSVSRNPRYQLPEVDKAVVVETLSAIANNYHFEEVPEVLKARIAELYGPAGADAVARFTQYTLYYLNALVEGADKALKFNTSDVALDDAPVREARDTYTALYQQTVDQAKEAGVVLDDTSYAVVRDARESVWITTGPVNGNEEQNARWQDLLAAEAKLGSLVAEGASTAQLEAARFDVQKAYEQYSQVSGLAASHETFSYFDRAEVGYAIPHHYLEYVLTNTFGRTSEVIGILTLHTQLQEDRGSDNLELRQQYVSAVRALLDVPGNARSLQVNLMALYGAQDFLLKHPADELHAIVEQYGNDHPESKSNYARYENAYTDYHSFSLSLPANPTYDMRLTQERLRGALITEAVALFTGEAGLRLVPAAIRYVGEAASSMTGMESVLDAHARYQTERRTWAFAERERREGNVADYIDYRRWKAETVYDLFTQEAQALKMVADGYVADMDAQLKDAGIKNGVARVTELAGIVLEIEELKATDKATKTNQHADRITSLTAQAATLRASLSSQEQSMEFGITRYIKGQRAWDKAMTELEQHQAFQLSHIDNVANPQLIEGTNPHPGHLITYNRKLEQVALATTNLVVGAQQARQGMDPTWNLSAPLSYMMTAFTEKLTPTYNANTHRERARDTFGRYIGEFVAPVVTEGVWMLEQGLPADVIAEPVGRWGLETSTRYHHYRFLDRTPQEALPGTLSFSNSSHNTGWWGDYGPEVARKPHRPLMAKLDLGEKMPPGIGAGVSLIGSPMPNTREQAPITGSVIDVMTRGVSTGPLLRAGGQDTLIYGAATMAVPSELSLDAIVNPGDLLDVERTTGMELPGFGKSVAAMQGARALRGTGAYEMERNIKRGGHKIGSKPDKPMGMRPAEVHYVVTPVDVDALPDGRSLMTDGVRPSTFTNNNIGELTIFADNNRDMADLGAMRVAPLVSGPDSPNGPDDLNESDLTPLSPSEGGAAVVDLAAARAAAVSSPTPTARVSFTDIRSLDDLYRVLKITPESYANDYERYLAIRRALAVSDPYSITPVLDPIVRLICASRSASTVGNEEARLLLKVTDRVLADEQIYGTREVELLAQIHFMGVLVESVTDAVKKQELETRIAQARDRLEELRDRETREEERLREVRGR
- a CDS encoding type II toxin-antitoxin system VapC family toxin, coding for MKLVIDCSIAMSWCFEDEISEEADKILNEITRYELVVPVLWWFEISNVLVVAERKKRMKSAHSNQFIRTLKMYPFTVDTLQVEHRLDDILAFARKHLLTFYDASYLELAHHMDCALATKDKALIKACSEAKIKVFS
- a CDS encoding type II toxin-antitoxin system prevent-host-death family antitoxin, which codes for MVYIGTYDAKTNLPGLLKKVAKGEVITITKHGQPVAMLVPPRGQENGDFSPMIQKLKSLRQKNKLKGFSLKKLINEGRR
- a CDS encoding amidase, yielding MLRGKELLQLSGLQMAELIRNGVVSSVDCVKTHIEHIEAVNGKINAVVGKRYDEALSEAKAADRAVKAKKKLGSYHGVPFTVKECFAVDGMPNTAGTVYRKDVKASEDSTTVTRMKKAGGIVVGVTNTSEICLWVETNNRVYGMTNNPYNTKRTVGGSSGGEGAIIGAGGSPLGVASDLAGSIRLPAFFNGIFGHKPTGGLVPNTGHFPPVASGIGRCLVTGPMARKSEDLWPMLKIMAGPDERDSCCETFKLVNPNKVKISDLKVFNIHGDGSIKVSDDLLGVQNKVARHLSLLGASVEEHQVFEFKKSLDIWSSFMAAAKGEPTIKMLGGGVAIKPFKEFFKWMFRMSHHTLPAIVLPLLESISAFSEKRVENHVKLGKNLKEKLMRMLGPDGIILFPSYSVPAPSHYEPLWRTFHWAFMAIFNTLEFPVTQVPLGLNPQGLPLGVQVVSSPGNDHITIAVAQELERRFGGWVMPAL
- a CDS encoding ABC transporter ATP-binding protein, yielding MIELKNIQKSFGPQAVLKGVDLVIPKGKITVIIGRSGEGKSVLLKHMMGLVKPDGGDVVVDGISVPKLDDYALSDIRKKFGMLFQNAALFDSMNVFENVAFPLREHSNFTENKIKNRVHEVLELVGLKNIDHKLPSELSGGMRKRVGLARAIALLPQILLYDEPTTGLDPIMTDAIDQLILNTQKTLGITSVVISHDIEATFKIADKVAMLYEGKVLLEGDENTFRNSNHAFVKNFLEGRALGNEM
- a CDS encoding ABC transporter permease; the encoded protein is MHLESLKLVLWNLAAELGTFTGFAKNFFAWVHKKPFRLPLFLRQFNTIGVDSTPIILLVSLFTGAVFALQTGYAFRLFNAETMVGSTVGLSLTREIAPVFTALMMIARMGSSMAAELGTMRVTEQIDALESMAVNPYHYLVVPRVVASMIMAPLLTVVFNFVGYMGSYFVGVGLLDIPEGPFIAKTEHYVELDDVYGGLVKAVIFGFLMAMISCYQGYKTKGGAEGVGKATTRAVVYASVTILVVDYFLTQWILEIFKN
- the alr gene encoding alanine racemase, which translates into the protein MSIHFRPTLAEINLTALRDNVKIAIEKTGSHTKIMGIVKANAYGHGAVMCARALKAQGVTLLGVATLEEGMELRNSGIQGEIVILNGLLSESLNEFNEFRLKPVLHQMDDIVRLGAFLKQSSKKMAVHLKIDTGMGRLGFLPSQVEEMVETLKKNSAITVDAVLTHLARADEDNSEPTDRQYLLFSRLQNILKEKGLDVPVYHIANSAALLTRPIESYELARPGIMLYGAYPNASMRDKAALKPVMTLKTKILSLKNMPAGHGISYGATFTTARESLIAVLPIGYADGYPRLASNKACVLIAGKRVPLVGRVCMDLCMADVTDVPGVKIGDEVVLMGKQGNEWIRAEEIAAWAETISYEIFCGISSRVPRIYLGM